In one Mesotoga sp. UBA6090 genomic region, the following are encoded:
- a CDS encoding XRE family transcriptional regulator, with product MSIGKRILETRKAKGFTRNHVALRSGLTAASIYHYETGRRVPSTDAVGKVAKALDVDVNFLLGFEPLDHESIPFYDIDMVDLESTEGVTNTIVKVFGADFATTVPDNAMFPDFKQGDIIFLKKSEYKECSGRIVLVSINDEKLLRRLILKNREEMTLTSTNPEFSPVELEMLDWKKGKAEFIGVVVGKASEVY from the coding sequence ATGAGCATAGGAAAACGAATCTTAGAAACTCGGAAGGCAAAGGGGTTCACTAGGAATCACGTAGCTCTCAGGTCTGGACTTACTGCAGCCTCTATATACCACTATGAGACAGGAAGAAGAGTACCGAGTACAGACGCAGTTGGAAAAGTTGCTAAGGCGCTGGACGTGGACGTGAATTTTCTTCTTGGATTTGAACCTCTCGATCATGAATCTATACCCTTCTACGATATAGACATGGTTGACTTAGAATCTACGGAGGGAGTGACAAACACAATCGTGAAGGTATTCGGAGCTGACTTTGCTACAACTGTTCCAGACAATGCCATGTTTCCTGATTTTAAGCAGGGAGACATAATCTTCCTCAAGAAATCGGAGTACAAGGAATGTTCTGGAAGGATAGTCCTTGTAAGCATCAACGATGAAAAGCTACTGAGAAGACTGATTCTGAAAAACAGAGAAGAAATGACACTCACGTCAACGAACCCCGAATTTTCGCCAGTTGAGTTAGAAATGTTGGATTGGAAAAAAGGTAAGGCTGAATTTATAGGTGTAGTTGTAGGAAAGGCATCAGAGGTTTATTAG
- a CDS encoding helix-turn-helix transcriptional regulator gives MSTTVSRLRAIRESRGWSRNVLSMKSKVPDAHIYMLETGRRTPHLKTAYKLANALELPIEDVFPKEEILHE, from the coding sequence ATGTCAACAACCGTATCAAGACTGAGAGCTATAAGGGAGTCCAGAGGCTGGAGTCGAAACGTATTAAGCATGAAGTCAAAAGTGCCAGACGCTCATATATATATGTTAGAGACAGGAAGAAGAACTCCACACCTAAAGACTGCATATAAGCTCGCAAATGCTTTGGAACTTCCGATTGAAGATGTATTCCCAAAGGAAGAGATACTTCATGAATGA